The genome window GCCGCGACACTGAGAGAGCTTGTGAGTGCTGTGAATGTGCCGATCAGGACCTTTGATGACCTTAGCCTGCCCGAGATCACTGCGCTCGCGTCAAAAGCGCGCATTTTTGTCGGTAACGATTCGGGAATTGCCCACATTGCTGCGGCGGTTGCTACTCCGACCGTGGTGATCTTTGGCTCGTCAAACCGTGACCACTGGCGTCCGTGGACCGATGCTCCTAATGAGATCGTTTATGAGGAGTTTGCCTGTCAGCCTTGTCCCGGCTACCGGTGCGATGTTTACGGTGAGCCAAAGTGCATTTTGGGTGTCAATCCTGACACTGTCATATCGGCTATCGGCCGCCTACTTTCATAGGCGCGTTTATTGACACTAAATGCGCTAAATACTACTATTTATAGTTTCGACTATTGTCGCCGAAGTGCGTCTAATGGCCGGTAATTATGTTCGAATCGCTGTCTGACAAACTCAAGCAAACGCTGCGAAATCTGAGCGGCAAGGGCAAGCTCACGCCCGAGCACGTCGATGCCGCCTTGCGCGAGATTCGGATGGCGCTGCTCGGGGCGGATGTCAATTACAAGGTCGCCAAGGATTTTGTCGAATCCGTTCGCGTAAAAGCTGAGGGCGAAGAGGTTTGGAATGGCCTCAAGCCGCATGAACAAGTCGTAAAGATCGTCTATGACGAGCTTTCGGACTTGATGGGCGGCACGTCGTCGCGACTCGTCTTTACCAAGCAGACACCGAACGTGGTGATGATCGTCGGCCTGCAGGGCTCCGGCAAGACGACCTCGACCGGCAAGATATCTCGTTGGCTGGCTGACAATCAAGAGCGAACGCCGCTGCTCGTTTCGACGGACGTTTACAGGCCCGCGGCTCGCGAACAGTTGAAAGTCGTCGGCGATGCAGTCAACGTTCCGGTTTACGAGGCGAAAGAGACGAACGACCCGATGATGATCGTCCGTGGCGCAGTCAAATACGCTAACGAGACCGGCTTTGACACGCTGATGGTCGATACGGCGGGCCGGCTGCATATCGACGATGAGTTGATGGCCGAGCTCGAGGCGATCAAGGCCGAGACAAAGCCGATCGAGATCCTTTTCGTGGCCGATGCCATGACCGGCCAAGACGCGGTCAATTCCGCTCAGACATTTCATGAACGCGTCGGCTTGACGGGCGTTGTCCTGACAAAGATGGACGGCGATGCCCGCGGTGGTGCGGCGTTGTCTATCAAGCAGGTTATCGGACAGCCGGTGAAGTTCGTCGGCGTCGGCGAAAAGTACGACGCGATCGAGCCGTTTTATCCAGATCGCATTGCGCAGCGGATCCTCGGGATGGGCGACGTGCTCACGCTGATCGAGGAAGTTCAGGGCAAGATCGATGAGAAGGATGCTCAAGAGCAGCTTCTCAAGATGACGCGTAACCAGTTTACGCTTGAAGACTTTCAGAAGCAGTTGGGACAGTTCAAGCAACTAGGCTCGATGTCAAAGCTGATGAAAATGCTGCCCGAGCAGATGACCGGCGGCATGACGATCACGGACGAACAGTCGGCCCTGGTCGATCACCAGATGAAGCGAACCGAGGCGATCATCGGGTCGATGACGCGTCAGGAGAGGAACGACCATCGTGTGATCGATGCCAGCCGCAAGACTCGTATCGCGGGCGGTTCTGGCTCGACGATCGGCGAAGTGAATCAGCTTCTGCGTCAGTACGAGCAGATGAAAAAGATGATGGCCCAGATGAACCGCGGCGGTTTATTTGGCGGCATGGCCCGCAAGATGGCGGGCGGTCTGGCCGGCGGTTTGGGCAACATGCTTGGCGGCGGTTCCAATCCGCTCGGGATGCTTGGCGGCGGTTCGGCGATAGATCATTCGGATGACGGGCCGACGGGCTCAGCAAATAACGGTTTAAGGAAGAAAAAGAGACATAAGAAGCGACGTTGAATCCTGACGAGTGTCGGGACCAACCTCTCGGAAGTAGAAAACTATGCTAGCAATCAGTTTGATGAGAATGGGCGCGAAGAAGAGACCCTTTTACCGCGTCGTAGTTAAGGAAAAACGCTCAAAGCGAGACGGCAAGTACCTCGAAAACCTCGGGACCTACGATCCGCTCGCGGACCCGGCGGATGTGAGGCTGAACCACGACCGCATCCAGTACTGGATCGGCGTCGGTGCTCAGCCGACCGACACGGTCGCGAGCCTGATCAAGAACAACCCCGTGATGACCGACGAGGAGCGTGAGACCATGCTCGCCGCACGTGCCGACAAGAAGGCTGCGGCCGACGCAGCTCGCGCCGAGGCTCGCAAGGCCGAGGAAGAACGCCTCGCCGCGGAAGCCGCTGAGAAGGAGGCCGCCGCTAAGGCCGCCGCCGAAGCAGCAGCCGCTGAGGCTCCGGCCGAGGAATCGCCGGCGTCGGAAGAACCCACCGAGGCCGCAGCCGAAGACGCACCTGCAGTCGAAGAGCCAGTCGAGGCTCCCGTCGAAGACGCATCTGCGGCTGAGGAGCCGGTCGAAGTGGCTACTGAAGAAGCTCCTATAGCCGAAGCTGAGGCCGCGCCGGCCGAGGCTGAAGCTGCACCGGCCGAAGAAGCCAAAGCCGAGGCGGAGGAGACGCCGGCCGAGGAGGGCCAGGCGGCTTAGTTCCAGAGGATGAAGGAAGCAGTCGAGAAGATAATCACTTCGCTCGTGAGCGAGCCCGGCGCTGTCGAGGTGGACGAGATCGCGGATGGTAAAACTGTCCGCATCGAGGTTCGCGTGGCTGATAGCGACATGGGCCGCATTATCGGCCGCGAAGGGCGGACCGTAAAGGCGATCAGGAGTCTCCTCTTCGCGGCTGGGCAGAAACACGGGAAGCGGTTTCATCTCGACCTGATCGAGGACTGAATTGGAACTCGTTGCCGTCGCCAGGATCGCCAAGCCTCGCGGTATTAAGGGTGAGGCCATAGCCGACCTGCTGACGGATTTTCCTGAGCGGTTCGACGGACTGGAAACGGTGACAGCCGTAATGCCGGACGAGAGTCGGCGGGAATTGACAATTGAAAGGCATTGGTTCCAGTCGGGCCGCATCGTGCTGAAGTTCGTCGGCGTCGATTCGATCGATGAAGCCGAAACCCTAAGGAACGCTGAGATATGTGTTTCAGAGGACGAGGCGGTCGATCTGGAGGAAGGCGAGTTCTACGATTGGGAGCTTGCCGGATGCAGCGTTGAGACTGTCGCTGGCGACCAGATCGGCACAGTCCGAGAGTTGATGCGGACAGGCGGCACAGAATTGCTCGTCGTCGATGGAACTAAAGAGTTCCTGATCCCGTTCGCCGAAGCGATCTGCATCGAGGTCGATGTTGAGAAGAAGAAGATCGTGATCGATCCGCCCGACGGGCTGTTGGAATTTTAGATTTCAGATCTGAAATTACAGGAATGAAGATCGACGTTCTTACAATCTTTCCCGAGTTTTTTGAACAAGTGTTCGACTTCGGGATAATCCGCCGGGCAAAGCTAGCGGGAATTGTTGAAATAGACGTCCACGACATACGCGAATACGCGGTGGACAAGCACAAAATGGTCGATGATCGGCCGTTTGGCGGCGGCGACGGGATGGTATTGAAGCCCGAACCGATATTTGCCGCGATTGAAAGTTTGACAGGGACGAGCGATCGAGACGCCTATCCGCAGGGAACGCGCGTCGTTATGCTCACGCCGCAGGGCAGGCCGTTCAGCCAGCCGATGGCACAGGGCCTGGCGGATGACGCTGAGCATCTCGCCCTGATCTGCGGCCGTTACGAGGGCGTGGACGAACGCGTCAACGAGGCACTCATCACCGACGAGATATCGATCGGCGACTACGTGCTCTCGGGTGGCGAACCGGCGGCCGTCGTGGTCGTTGACAGTTTGGTGAGGCTGCTGCCCGATGCGTTGGGCAGCGACACGTCGGCCGAGAACGATTCGTTCTCCGACGGGCTGCTCGATTGCCCGCATTACACGCGGCCGGCGGAGTTTCACGGGATGAGAGTTCCCGAGGTTTTGTTAAGCGGCGATCACGCCGAAATTGAAAAATGGCGCTACCAGATGGCGCTTGAAAAGACGCGGGCCGTACGCCCCGATCTAATAAAAGACGAAAATGGTGAATGTGAGCGGTAAGCCGTTGACCTCTGGCCGAGGATAAAAATGAACAGACTAGACATTGTCGAAAAGACACAGTTAAAAGAGAACATTCCTGCTTTTCAGCCGGGCGATACCGTTCGCGTGCATGTCCGCATCAAGGAAGGCAACAAGGAACGCCTGCAGGCTTTCGAGGGCGTTTGCATTGCCCGCAAGCATGGCGGCGTTCGCGAATCGATAACGGTGCGAAAGGTCAGCTTTGGCGTCGGCGTCGAACGTATCTTTCCGCTCCACGCAACGGTCGTCGATCACATCGACGTGATCCGACGCGGTAAGGTCCGCCGAGCAAAGCTGTATTACCTTCGCGATCTTCGCGGCAAGGCTGCCCGCATCAAGGAACGCGATACCCGTAACAAGGCACAGTCGGCGAAATAGCTGCCGCACACTCTCAATTTAGCTTTCTAGAACACGAGGCGGTATAATCCGCCTCGTGAACGATTTCTTGCTTACAGCCGATCGCACCGTTTGGTCGATCGGCTGTGACTTTGAGGAACAGGCACGCAGCGAAGGCTACCGACTTGTCGCCGGTGTCGATGAGGTCGGCCGTGGCTGCATTGCGGGGCCCGTGGTGGCCGCAGCGTGTATCCTTGACCTCACAAAACCCCTTCCCGACGGTCTCGACGATTCAAAAAAACTCACTCCGGAGAAACGCGACGAAATTGCCTCCGAATTGCGTGAACACTCTGTTGCGTTCGCGATCGGCCAGATCGAGGCCGACGAGATCGACCGCATCAACATCCTCGAGGCCACCAAAAAAGCGATGTACGCGGCGATCAATTCGCTCACGCCCCAAGCCGATTACCTACTCATCGATGCCCTCAGGCTCAAGCTTACGCCCCTGCCGCAAAAGGCGATCATCAAGGGCGACGCGATCTCTGTCTCTATAGCCGCCGCCTCGATCCTCGCTAAGACCTATCGCGACGAATTGATGGCGAGCTACGCCGCCAAATTCCCGCAATACGGTT of Chloracidobacterium sp. contains these proteins:
- the ffh gene encoding signal recognition particle protein; the protein is MFESLSDKLKQTLRNLSGKGKLTPEHVDAALREIRMALLGADVNYKVAKDFVESVRVKAEGEEVWNGLKPHEQVVKIVYDELSDLMGGTSSRLVFTKQTPNVVMIVGLQGSGKTTSTGKISRWLADNQERTPLLVSTDVYRPAAREQLKVVGDAVNVPVYEAKETNDPMMIVRGAVKYANETGFDTLMVDTAGRLHIDDELMAELEAIKAETKPIEILFVADAMTGQDAVNSAQTFHERVGLTGVVLTKMDGDARGGAALSIKQVIGQPVKFVGVGEKYDAIEPFYPDRIAQRILGMGDVLTLIEEVQGKIDEKDAQEQLLKMTRNQFTLEDFQKQLGQFKQLGSMSKLMKMLPEQMTGGMTITDEQSALVDHQMKRTEAIIGSMTRQERNDHRVIDASRKTRIAGGSGSTIGEVNQLLRQYEQMKKMMAQMNRGGLFGGMARKMAGGLAGGLGNMLGGGSNPLGMLGGGSAIDHSDDGPTGSANNGLRKKKRHKKRR
- the rimM gene encoding 16S rRNA processing protein RimM, which codes for MELVAVARIAKPRGIKGEAIADLLTDFPERFDGLETVTAVMPDESRRELTIERHWFQSGRIVLKFVGVDSIDEAETLRNAEICVSEDEAVDLEEGEFYDWELAGCSVETVAGDQIGTVRELMRTGGTELLVVDGTKEFLIPFAEAICIEVDVEKKKIVIDPPDGLLEF
- the trmD gene encoding tRNA (guanosine(37)-N1)-methyltransferase TrmD, whose translation is MKIDVLTIFPEFFEQVFDFGIIRRAKLAGIVEIDVHDIREYAVDKHKMVDDRPFGGGDGMVLKPEPIFAAIESLTGTSDRDAYPQGTRVVMLTPQGRPFSQPMAQGLADDAEHLALICGRYEGVDERVNEALITDEISIGDYVLSGGEPAAVVVVDSLVRLLPDALGSDTSAENDSFSDGLLDCPHYTRPAEFHGMRVPEVLLSGDHAEIEKWRYQMALEKTRAVRPDLIKDENGECER
- the rpsP gene encoding 30S ribosomal protein S16 codes for the protein MLAISLMRMGAKKRPFYRVVVKEKRSKRDGKYLENLGTYDPLADPADVRLNHDRIQYWIGVGAQPTDTVASLIKNNPVMTDEERETMLAARADKKAAADAARAEARKAEEERLAAEAAEKEAAAKAAAEAAAAEAPAEESPASEEPTEAAAEDAPAVEEPVEAPVEDASAAEEPVEVATEEAPIAEAEAAPAEAEAAPAEEAKAEAEETPAEEGQAA
- a CDS encoding KH domain-containing protein; this encodes MKEAVEKIITSLVSEPGAVEVDEIADGKTVRIEVRVADSDMGRIIGREGRTVKAIRSLLFAAGQKHGKRFHLDLIED
- the rplS gene encoding 50S ribosomal protein L19, which produces MNRLDIVEKTQLKENIPAFQPGDTVRVHVRIKEGNKERLQAFEGVCIARKHGGVRESITVRKVSFGVGVERIFPLHATVVDHIDVIRRGKVRRAKLYYLRDLRGKAARIKERDTRNKAQSAK
- a CDS encoding ribonuclease HII, giving the protein MGCDFEEQARSEGYRLVAGVDEVGRGCIAGPVVAAACILDLTKPLPDGLDDSKKLTPEKRDEIASELREHSVAFAIGQIEADEIDRINILEATKKAMYAAINSLTPQADYLLIDALRLKLTPLPQKAIIKGDAISVSIAAASILAKTYRDELMASYAAKFPQYGFAEHKGYGCRSHYDAIRDHGPCQIHRMSFKGVSDEKSATASLF